From Suricata suricatta isolate VVHF042 chromosome 1, meerkat_22Aug2017_6uvM2_HiC, whole genome shotgun sequence, a single genomic window includes:
- the TCIM gene encoding transcriptional and immune response regulator, with protein sequence MSTSLRVSPSIHGYHFDTASRKRAVANIFENIDQESLQRLFKNSGDKKAEERAKIIFAIDQDLEEKTRALMALKKRTKDKLFQFLKLRKYSIKVH encoded by the coding sequence ATGTCCACCTCGCTGCGAGTGAGCCCTTCCATCCACGGCTATCACTTCGACACAGCCTCGCGGAAGAGAGCCGTGGCCAACATCTTTGAAAACATAGACCAAGAATCTCTACAGAGACTTTTCAAAAACTCTGGGGACAAGAAAGCGGAGGAGAGAGCTAAGATCATTTTTGCCATAGATCAAGATCTGGAGGAGAAAACACGAGCCCTGATGGCCCTGAAGAAGAGGACAAAAGACAAGCTTTTCCAATTTCTGAAACTGCGGAAATACTCCATCAAAGTTCACTGA